In Arachis hypogaea cultivar Tifrunner chromosome 2, arahy.Tifrunner.gnm2.J5K5, whole genome shotgun sequence, a genomic segment contains:
- the LOC112762015 gene encoding stearoyl-[acyl-carrier-protein] 9-desaturase 6, chloroplastic-like, with protein MSTFTAKMVSLAWNHNGFHHRQSKVSKPHARKPTLPNAPSSTLIRTPETYAIPPEKIEVFKSLEGWVSKCILPLVKPVEQSWQPVDFLPDSSLPDEDFNDKLRALRDRTAELPDDYFVVLVGDMITEEALPTYQTRLNQLDGVADKTGSSTSPWAVWSRAWTAEENRHGDLLRTYLYLSGRVDMRMIERTIHYLIAAGMECDVDKNPYMGFVYTSFQERATFISHGNTARLAKENGDPVLARICGTIAADEKRHENAYTKIVEKLLEVDPTETVVAISNMMRKGITMPAHLMQDGKDPRLFNHFARVAQRLGVYTVADYADILEFLIDRWKLEKIQDLTSEGRRAQDFVCGLAPKIRRFQERAAERADKTETHSVKFSWIFNKEVSLI; from the exons ATGTCGACGTTCACAGCCAAGATGGTATCACTTGCATGGAACCATAATGGTTTCCATCACAGACAATCCAAAGTCTCCAAGCCACATGCACGTAAACCTACACTTCCAAATGCACCTTCTTCAACACTAATAAGAACCCCTGAAACATACGCAATCCCACCAGAGAAGATTGAAGTTTTCAAGTCACTTGAGGGTTGGGTTTCAAAGTGCATCTTGCCACTTGTCAAGCCCGTTGAGCAAAGCTGGCAGCCTGTTGATTTTTTACCGGACTCCTCCCTGCCGGACGAGGACTTCAACGATAAG TTGAGGGCTCTAAGAGATCGGACAGCTGAACTTCCAGACGATTATTTTGTGGTTCTGGTGGGTGATATGATCACGGAGGAAGCTTTGCCCACTTATCAAACAAGGCTCAACCAGCTCGATGGCGTTGCGGATAAGACGGGCTCAAGCACAAGCCCATGGGCAGTGTGGTCTCGGGCTTGGACCGCAGAAGAGAATAGGCATGGAGACTTGCTCCGAACTTATTTGTACCTTTCAGGACGAGTTGATATGCGTATGATTGAGAGGACCATCCATTACTTGATTGCAGCTGGCATG GAATGCGATGTAGACAAGAATCCATATATGGGATTTGTGTACACATCATTTCAAGAGCGGGCTACTTTTATTTCACACGGCAACACGGCTCGGCTTGCTAAGGAAAACGGCGATCCAGTGCTTGCGCGAATATGTGGCACCATTGCTGCCGATGAAAAGCGTCACGAGAATGCATACACAAAGATCGTTGAGAAGCTTCTAGAAGTGGATCCTACAGAGACAGTGGTGGCAATATCAAACATGATGCGCAAAGGAATCACAATGCCAGCACACTTGATGCAGGATGGGAAGGATCCACGCCTCTTTAATCACTTCGCTAGAGTGGCACAACGACTTGGTGTCTACACAGTCGCTGATTATGCTGACATTTTGGAGTTTTTGATCGACAGGTGGAAATTAGAGAAGATACAGGATTTAACTTCTGAAGGAAGACGTGCACAGGATTTTGTGTGTGGTCTAGCACCCAAGATTAGAAGGTTCCAAGAACGAGCTGCTGAGAGAGCAGATAAAACAGAGACGCATAGTGTCAAATTTAGTTGGATTTTCAACAAGGAAGTGTCATTAATATAA